The Campylobacterota bacterium genome includes a window with the following:
- a CDS encoding NAD-dependent epimerase/dehydratase family protein produces MNIFITGAHGFVGRNLTEYLTRTTDHTLFTPKSSELDLQNENAVDDYVARNNIEVIIHGANRGGGRDTAEMNDVVHTNLRMFFNIAKQSSKVQKIIHLGSGAEYGKHKPIVDAAEEDALEALPRDDYGFYKSVCSRYIDRCDNIYNLRIFGAYGKYENYRFKFISNAIVKNLLGLPIEIMQNVFFDYIDIDDMVPMIAYFVENDGKHRTYNISKGEKVDLVSLAETINAVSDFRSDIIVKNPGLNLEYTSCNDRVMGEHPFHLSTHRETITRLMEYYRTVLPQIDADEIRGDALAKKIVVAKES; encoded by the coding sequence ATGAATATTTTCATCACCGGAGCGCATGGGTTTGTTGGCCGCAATTTAACGGAATATTTGACCCGGACAACAGATCATACGCTCTTTACGCCCAAAAGCAGTGAACTGGATCTGCAGAATGAGAATGCCGTCGATGACTATGTCGCCCGAAATAACATCGAAGTGATTATCCATGGAGCCAACCGTGGCGGTGGGCGGGATACGGCAGAAATGAATGATGTCGTCCATACCAATCTTCGGATGTTTTTCAATATTGCCAAACAGTCGTCGAAAGTGCAGAAAATCATCCATCTGGGCTCCGGCGCCGAATACGGCAAACACAAACCGATAGTCGATGCAGCAGAAGAAGATGCACTCGAAGCGCTACCCAGGGACGATTACGGTTTTTACAAATCGGTCTGCTCCCGATACATAGACCGATGCGATAACATTTACAACCTCCGGATTTTCGGTGCCTATGGAAAATACGAGAACTATCGGTTCAAATTTATCTCCAACGCGATCGTCAAAAATCTTTTGGGCCTTCCGATCGAGATTATGCAGAATGTCTTTTTTGATTACATCGATATCGACGATATGGTTCCTATGATTGCCTACTTTGTCGAAAATGACGGAAAACACCGTACCTATAACATCTCCAAAGGAGAAAAAGTCGACTTGGTCAGCCTGGCGGAGACGATCAATGCTGTAAGTGATTTTCGATCCGATATTATCGTAAAAAATCCGGGGCTGAATCTCGAATATACCTCATGTAATGACCGTGTCATGGGTGAGCACCCTTTTCATTTATCAACCCATCGTGAAACGATTACTCGTCTCATGGAGTATTATCGCACTGTGTTGCCGCAGATTGACGCGGATGAGATCCGGGGCGATGCACTGGCAAAAAAAATCGTTGTTGCAAAAGAGTCATGA
- a CDS encoding thiamine pyrophosphate-binding protein translates to MMIRVADYIAKFLAEHNDTAKTVFLVSGGGNMHMIDGIGKNSNLTYVCNHHEQACAIAAEGYARVSNKIGVAVVTTGPGGTNAITGVMGGWVDSIPMLILSGQVKFVTTIASQPELNLRQIGDQEINIVDIVKPITKYAVMVTDKNKIRAHLEEAVYVAKHGRPGPVWIDVPLDIQGAMVEEDQLVGFTPPEEPAYDCKIPAVIDALKNAQRPVIIAGNGIALADGVETFRKLAAVLNIPVISTFARYDIVKDDDPYCFGRSGSLGNRAGNFVVQNSDLMIAIGARLNIRVVSYNWEYFAREAKKIVVDIDPAELKKHTVEIDIPIESDAKIFCAELLTALSTSELPSYSAWIERCKGYRNDFPTITQERQAVTEWVDSYNFYDVFSNVSRDNDIFVFGNGTACVASYQSLRLRKNQKVVVNSGCASMGYDLPAAIGACYANDRKDVICVTGDGSLQMNIQEFQTIIHNQLPIKLFVLNNDGYISIRNTQGGFFKGHYVGSTHESGVSCPDTIKIAQAYGFATYKIDNQNDLANDITKVLAMKGPVVCEVMLSPTEKMEPKLSSEAKPDGRIVSKPLEDMFPFLDRETFKANMIVKTIDE, encoded by the coding sequence ATGATGATACGGGTAGCCGATTACATTGCCAAATTTTTAGCCGAACATAACGATACGGCGAAAACCGTTTTTTTGGTTTCCGGCGGCGGAAACATGCACATGATCGACGGGATTGGTAAAAACAGCAATTTAACCTATGTGTGTAATCACCATGAGCAGGCATGTGCCATCGCTGCGGAGGGGTATGCTCGCGTCAGCAACAAAATCGGTGTTGCCGTGGTCACAACCGGTCCGGGGGGGACCAATGCCATTACGGGCGTTATGGGGGGATGGGTCGATTCGATCCCCATGCTCATCCTGTCTGGGCAGGTGAAGTTTGTGACGACGATTGCTTCCCAGCCGGAGCTCAATCTCCGTCAGATCGGCGATCAGGAGATCAATATCGTCGACATCGTCAAACCGATTACCAAATACGCCGTGATGGTGACCGATAAAAATAAAATCCGTGCCCATTTGGAAGAGGCGGTTTATGTGGCAAAACACGGTCGTCCCGGTCCCGTATGGATCGATGTGCCGCTCGATATCCAGGGAGCCATGGTCGAAGAAGATCAGCTCGTCGGTTTCACCCCTCCCGAAGAACCGGCTTATGATTGTAAGATCCCAGCGGTTATCGATGCATTGAAAAATGCACAACGTCCGGTCATCATTGCCGGGAACGGGATTGCACTGGCTGATGGCGTCGAAACATTTCGAAAACTGGCGGCTGTCCTCAATATCCCCGTTATCAGTACGTTTGCGCGTTATGATATTGTCAAAGATGATGATCCGTATTGTTTCGGAAGATCAGGTTCATTGGGGAATCGTGCCGGAAACTTTGTGGTTCAAAACAGCGATTTGATGATTGCAATCGGCGCAAGACTGAACATTCGCGTTGTCAGTTACAACTGGGAGTATTTCGCTCGCGAGGCGAAAAAGATCGTTGTCGATATCGACCCCGCCGAACTTAAAAAGCATACAGTGGAAATCGATATTCCAATCGAGTCGGATGCAAAAATATTCTGCGCCGAGCTTTTGACTGCACTTTCAACTTCAGAATTGCCTTCGTACAGTGCATGGATTGAACGATGCAAAGGGTACCGTAACGACTTCCCGACGATTACGCAGGAACGGCAGGCTGTCACGGAATGGGTCGACTCGTATAATTTTTACGATGTTTTTTCGAATGTGTCGCGTGACAATGATATCTTCGTCTTTGGAAACGGTACTGCGTGTGTCGCATCGTACCAGAGCCTTCGCCTGCGTAAAAATCAGAAGGTTGTCGTCAATTCGGGCTGTGCGTCAATGGGATATGATCTTCCCGCTGCCATCGGAGCGTGTTATGCAAACGACCGTAAAGACGTCATATGTGTGACCGGAGATGGCAGTCTTCAGATGAATATCCAGGAATTTCAAACGATCATTCATAATCAGCTTCCGATTAAATTATTTGTTCTCAACAACGACGGCTATATCTCTATCCGAAACACTCAGGGGGGGTTTTTCAAAGGGCACTATGTCGGTTCTACCCATGAGAGCGGAGTAAGCTGTCCCGATACGATCAAAATCGCACAGGCATACGGTTTCGCAACGTATAAAATCGACAATCAAAACGATCTTGCCAACGATATAACCAAAGTCCTTGCGATGAAAGGTCCCGTGGTGTGTGAAGTGATGCTCAGTCCGACCGAGAAGATGGAACCCAAACTCTCCTCCGAAGCAAAACCGGACGGCCGTATTGTTTCGAAGCCGCTGGAAGACATGTTTCCGTTTCTGGATCGGGAAACCTTTAAAGCCAACATGATTGTAAAGACGATTGATGAATAG
- the cysN gene encoding sulfate adenylyltransferase subunit CysN, giving the protein MAHQSDMIAHDIERYLKDHENKELLRFITCGSVDDGKSTLIGRLLHDSKMIFEDQLAAIEKDSKKMGTQGGALDLALLVDGLQSEREQGITIDVAYRFFSTDKRKFIIADTPGHEQYTRNMATGASTADLAIILIDARHGVQTQTRRHSYIVSLLGIKHLIVAINKMDLVDFSQERFNAIKADYAALIPGLPNHEQIDFTYIPLSALEGDNVVHASAQTKWYDGNPLMELLDTIPLHQKNDDTAPLRFPVQYVNRPHLDFRGFCGTIASGNVKIGDSVTVLPSGKTTRIKSIVLPSVSDFSAPLDRLSLNYAKEAYAPMAVTLMTEDEVDISRGDMIVHSDHLPRVSNSLKVMVVWMSDEAMKPHQNYLFKSGTTTVGGNFAHINYKVNVNTFERLPVDELLLNDIASCKLVLNRPIAADPYIQNRSTGSFIIIDRTANATVGAGMIVDVSRRDQDKVPSTHREYTQAEIELNAYIRKNFPEWGCKAI; this is encoded by the coding sequence ATGGCACACCAGTCCGATATGATCGCCCATGATATCGAACGATACCTCAAAGACCACGAAAACAAGGAACTGCTCCGTTTCATCACCTGCGGCAGTGTCGATGATGGCAAAAGCACCCTGATCGGGCGGCTGCTGCACGATTCGAAAATGATCTTCGAAGACCAGCTCGCCGCGATCGAGAAAGATTCCAAAAAAATGGGAACGCAGGGGGGAGCACTTGATCTCGCACTCCTCGTTGACGGATTGCAAAGCGAACGGGAACAGGGGATTACGATTGACGTCGCCTACCGCTTTTTTTCGACCGACAAACGCAAATTCATTATCGCCGACACCCCGGGCCACGAACAATATACCCGGAATATGGCGACCGGTGCTTCCACCGCCGATCTGGCGATCATTCTCATCGACGCGCGTCACGGCGTACAGACCCAAACCCGTCGCCATTCCTATATCGTTTCGCTTCTGGGGATCAAACATCTGATCGTCGCGATCAACAAAATGGACCTGGTTGACTTTTCGCAGGAACGGTTCAATGCAATCAAAGCCGACTATGCCGCATTAATTCCCGGGCTTCCCAACCACGAGCAAATCGACTTCACCTATATTCCCCTCTCCGCTCTTGAGGGGGATAATGTTGTACATGCAAGCGCACAAACAAAATGGTACGATGGCAATCCGTTGATGGAGTTGCTTGATACGATCCCTCTTCACCAAAAAAACGACGATACGGCTCCTTTGCGCTTTCCGGTGCAATACGTCAATCGCCCCCACCTCGATTTTCGCGGATTTTGCGGTACGATCGCTTCGGGAAACGTCAAGATCGGCGATTCGGTAACGGTATTGCCATCGGGCAAAACAACGCGGATCAAATCGATCGTGTTACCCTCGGTCAGTGATTTTTCAGCCCCGTTGGATCGGCTGTCACTCAATTATGCCAAAGAAGCATATGCACCGATGGCCGTTACGCTGATGACCGAAGATGAAGTCGACATCAGCCGCGGAGACATGATCGTCCACAGTGATCATCTTCCCCGGGTCTCCAATAGCCTCAAAGTGATGGTTGTCTGGATGTCGGACGAGGCGATGAAACCTCACCAAAACTACCTCTTCAAATCGGGAACAACTACGGTTGGCGGAAATTTTGCACATATCAATTACAAAGTCAACGTCAATACGTTTGAAAGGCTCCCGGTCGACGAGCTTCTGCTCAACGACATCGCTTCGTGCAAACTGGTCCTTAACCGCCCCATTGCGGCCGATCCTTACATACAAAACCGTTCGACAGGTAGCTTTATCATTATCGATCGCACTGCGAACGCTACCGTAGGAGCCGGGATGATCGTCGACGTCAGCCGCCGTGATCAGGATAAAGTCCCCTCAACCCACCGCGAATATACCCAAGCAGAAATCGAATTAAATGCTTACATCCGCAAAAACTTCCCCGAATGGGGCTGCAAGGCGATTTAA
- the rfbH gene encoding lipopolysaccharide biosynthesis protein RfbH, producing the protein MATAEQLKQEILNKTKEYYELVHKPVQEKEFVAGKSRVNYAGRVFDEREMVNLVDSSLDFWLTYGDYSKQFEKKLADYLGVRWAFLVNSGSSANLLAFYTLTSPLLGDRQVKRGDEVITVAAGFPTTVAPVVQYGAVPVFVDMELTHFNIDVNELEKALSPKTKAVMIAHTLGNPFNLRAVKEFCDNHNLWLIEDNCDALGSTYEGKPTGTWGDIGTSSFYPPHHMTMGEGGATYTDNPLLKKIMLSMRDWGRDCWCESGIDNTCGCRFSQSFGTLPKGYDHKYVYSHFGFNLKVSDMQAAVGCAQLEKFPMFVEKRKENFAKLYEGLKDIDSLILNAATPKSDPSWFGFMITLKEGVEFSRNELVEHLENANIQTRNLFAGNMLRHPMFDSMIEGHDYRVIGELPNTDKIMNDSFWIGLYPGMGDEAIGYMVAKIREFVK; encoded by the coding sequence ATGGCCACCGCAGAACAACTTAAGCAAGAAATCCTGAATAAAACCAAAGAATATTATGAGTTAGTGCATAAACCGGTACAAGAGAAAGAATTCGTAGCGGGGAAAAGCCGTGTGAACTATGCAGGGCGTGTATTCGATGAACGTGAAATGGTCAATCTCGTCGATAGTTCGCTCGATTTTTGGCTGACATACGGCGATTATTCGAAACAATTTGAGAAAAAACTTGCAGATTATCTTGGTGTAAGATGGGCCTTTTTGGTAAACAGCGGCAGTTCAGCCAACCTGCTTGCATTTTATACATTGACTTCACCGTTACTCGGAGATCGACAGGTAAAACGGGGGGACGAAGTGATCACTGTTGCCGCAGGTTTTCCGACCACTGTCGCACCAGTCGTCCAGTACGGCGCTGTTCCTGTTTTTGTCGATATGGAGCTGACTCATTTCAATATTGATGTTAACGAATTAGAAAAAGCACTTAGCCCAAAAACCAAGGCGGTGATGATTGCACACACACTAGGCAACCCTTTTAATCTTCGTGCCGTCAAAGAGTTTTGCGATAACCATAACCTCTGGTTGATCGAGGATAACTGCGATGCTCTGGGCTCTACCTATGAAGGAAAACCGACAGGAACCTGGGGTGATATCGGAACCAGCAGTTTTTACCCTCCGCATCATATGACGATGGGAGAGGGGGGCGCGACTTATACGGATAACCCGTTGCTTAAAAAAATCATGCTCAGTATGCGTGATTGGGGACGTGACTGTTGGTGCGAAAGCGGTATAGACAACACCTGCGGATGCCGTTTCTCTCAAAGCTTCGGAACTTTGCCGAAAGGGTATGACCATAAATACGTTTACAGTCATTTTGGCTTTAATCTCAAAGTCTCCGATATGCAAGCAGCCGTGGGGTGCGCCCAGCTCGAAAAATTCCCTATGTTTGTTGAAAAGCGTAAAGAGAATTTTGCGAAACTGTACGAAGGGCTCAAGGATATCGATAGCCTGATCCTTAACGCGGCGACTCCAAAGAGTGATCCGAGCTGGTTCGGTTTTATGATTACCCTCAAAGAGGGCGTCGAATTCAGCCGTAATGAACTGGTCGAACACCTCGAAAACGCCAATATCCAAACCCGTAACCTTTTCGCGGGAAATATGCTTCGCCATCCAATGTTTGATAGTATGATAGAGGGGCATGATTATCGCGTTATCGGTGAACTTCCTAACACTGACAAGATCATGAATGACAGTTTCTGGATTGGACTGTATCCGGGAATGGGTGATGAGGCGATCGGATACATGGTTGCCAAGATTCGGGAGTTCGTTAAATGA
- the cysD gene encoding sulfate adenylyltransferase subunit CysD — protein sequence MQYPKMMTHLKALEAESIHIIREVVAEFENPAMLYSIGKDSSVMLHLAQKAFYPAPPPFPLVHVDTMWKFKEMIEFRDHRAKEVGMDLIVHVNPKGVEMNISPFEHGSALHTDIMKTEGLKQMLEHYRFDAVFGGARRDEEKSRAKERIYSFRDRNHRWDPKNQRPELWNLYNGRHNAGESIRVFPLSNWTELDIWQYIYLESIPIVPLYFAAKRPVVETGGTLIMVDDDRMPEALRKTAREETVRFRTLGCYPLTGAIKSEASTLPDIIREMLLTKTSERQGRLIDSDSSASMEKKKIEGYF from the coding sequence ATGCAGTACCCTAAAATGATGACCCATCTCAAAGCGCTTGAGGCTGAATCCATCCATATCATCCGCGAAGTAGTCGCCGAATTTGAAAACCCCGCGATGCTTTACAGCATCGGAAAAGACTCCTCGGTGATGCTGCACCTGGCACAAAAAGCGTTTTACCCAGCTCCACCTCCCTTTCCGCTGGTCCACGTCGATACGATGTGGAAATTCAAAGAGATGATCGAATTCAGGGACCACCGAGCTAAAGAAGTGGGAATGGATTTGATCGTTCATGTAAATCCCAAAGGGGTTGAAATGAACATAAGCCCTTTTGAACACGGTTCAGCATTGCATACCGACATCATGAAGACCGAAGGACTCAAACAGATGCTCGAACATTACCGGTTCGATGCCGTATTCGGCGGCGCACGCCGGGATGAAGAAAAAAGCCGCGCCAAGGAACGGATCTATTCGTTCCGCGACAGAAACCACCGCTGGGATCCAAAAAATCAGCGTCCCGAACTGTGGAATCTCTACAACGGCCGCCATAATGCGGGAGAAAGTATCCGGGTATTTCCCCTATCAAACTGGACAGAGCTTGATATCTGGCAGTACATTTATCTCGAGAGCATCCCTATCGTTCCGCTCTATTTCGCGGCTAAACGTCCCGTTGTCGAAACGGGAGGAACGCTGATCATGGTGGATGACGACCGGATGCCCGAAGCGTTGCGCAAAACGGCGCGTGAAGAGACGGTCCGCTTTCGGACATTGGGATGCTATCCGCTGACAGGAGCAATCAAATCCGAAGCATCTACCCTGCCCGATATTATCCGGGAAATGCTGCTGACCAAAACTTCCGAGCGCCAGGGACGACTGATCGACAGCGACTCGTCCGCTTCAATGGAGAAAAAAAAGATCGAGGGGTATTTTTAA
- a CDS encoding SDR family oxidoreductase produces the protein MNRQTVLITGASKGIGKAIADLLREQNIYELLTPSHHDLDLSNRESIKNYCARHSNIDILINNAGINILGAVDSIGDGDMDTMLGTNLMGPIALIREVVPSMKAAGSGKIINISSIWGIRSKENRTLYSATKFALNGVTKALSRELGAHNILVNSVCPGYVNTELTQKNVPPEEQKKIQATIPLGRFAEPGEIAKTVAFLISSDNTYITGQTIIIDGGFLA, from the coding sequence ATGAATAGGCAAACCGTTCTTATTACCGGGGCATCCAAGGGGATAGGCAAAGCGATTGCCGATCTATTAAGAGAACAAAATATTTATGAGCTCTTAACCCCTTCCCACCATGATCTTGATCTTTCAAACAGAGAGTCCATCAAAAATTATTGCGCGCGACACTCCAATATTGATATTTTGATTAATAATGCCGGAATCAATATTCTCGGAGCGGTGGATAGTATCGGCGATGGTGATATGGATACGATGTTAGGGACGAATTTAATGGGTCCGATTGCATTGATTCGAGAAGTAGTTCCTTCTATGAAAGCTGCCGGTTCAGGAAAAATAATCAATATCAGTTCGATTTGGGGAATACGGTCGAAAGAGAACCGGACATTGTACTCAGCAACGAAATTTGCCCTGAATGGGGTGACCAAAGCCTTGTCGCGAGAATTGGGAGCGCACAATATCCTTGTGAATTCTGTATGTCCCGGATATGTTAATACGGAGTTGACGCAGAAAAACGTTCCACCCGAAGAACAAAAGAAAATCCAAGCGACCATTCCTTTGGGGCGTTTCGCCGAGCCCGGAGAAATTGCGAAAACAGTCGCTTTTTTGATCTCTTCGGACAATACCTACATAACGGGTCAGACAATAATTATTGATGGAGGCTTCCTGGCATGA
- a CDS encoding GtrA family protein, with amino-acid sequence MKQFLINHEQKLRYLMIGGWNTVFGYGVFAALYFWLEGVIHYLIILSISYVVSITNAYVGYKLFVFRTRGNILREYFRFYIVYGASFIFNVLSLPVFVEMLEFNMYVAQAIVTVITIVGSYVLHKNFSFRAKT; translated from the coding sequence ATGAAACAGTTTTTGATCAACCACGAACAAAAACTCCGTTACCTCATGATCGGAGGATGGAATACCGTTTTTGGATACGGGGTGTTTGCGGCATTGTATTTTTGGCTTGAGGGGGTGATCCACTATCTGATCATCCTGTCGATCAGTTACGTGGTCAGTATTACCAACGCGTATGTCGGATACAAATTGTTTGTTTTTAGAACGCGTGGCAATATCCTGCGGGAGTATTTTCGCTTTTACATCGTTTATGGGGCGTCGTTCATTTTTAATGTGCTGTCGCTTCCTGTATTTGTCGAGATGTTAGAGTTTAATATGTATGTGGCGCAGGCTATCGTGACGGTCATTACCATAGTAGGGAGCTATGTGCTCCATAAAAATTTTTCTTTTCGAGCTAAAACGTGA
- a CDS encoding aldolase/citrate lyase family protein gives MNSIEREMVEVLKTLREDYGVFEIKAEFEAEGSRIEEMMRLKDITSTVDLPIILKIGGVEAITDIYNGLSIGVKGIIAPMAETAFAVSKFLSSIETFVAEDNREDVDFAINVETKTAYENLDEIFALEKLPLLYGVTIGRVDMVGSMGYDRGSVDGEEISAMCRAIFQKAREKNLKTGLGGAISTGSIPLIRSLADDGLIDKYETRKVVFSADAIRKDPEAGILKAIEFELLWLKSKRRYYSRIKAEDDQRIEMLEKRLGQR, from the coding sequence ATGAACAGTATCGAACGGGAGATGGTTGAGGTCTTGAAAACACTCCGGGAAGATTATGGGGTATTTGAGATCAAAGCAGAGTTTGAAGCTGAAGGAAGCCGCATCGAAGAGATGATGCGTCTGAAAGACATCACTTCAACGGTGGATTTGCCGATCATTCTCAAAATCGGTGGTGTAGAAGCAATCACGGACATTTACAATGGTCTTTCGATCGGGGTTAAGGGAATCATCGCTCCAATGGCAGAGACGGCATTTGCCGTGTCGAAATTTCTAAGTTCGATCGAAACCTTTGTTGCTGAAGACAACCGTGAGGATGTTGATTTCGCGATCAACGTCGAAACCAAAACGGCGTATGAGAATCTGGATGAGATTTTTGCCCTTGAAAAGCTTCCACTTTTGTACGGGGTTACAATCGGTCGAGTGGATATGGTCGGTTCGATGGGTTATGATCGCGGCAGTGTGGATGGAGAAGAGATTTCTGCGATGTGCCGGGCGATTTTTCAAAAAGCGCGTGAAAAGAATCTTAAAACGGGCCTTGGCGGAGCGATCTCTACCGGATCGATTCCGCTGATACGGTCCCTGGCCGATGATGGTTTGATCGATAAATATGAAACGCGCAAGGTGGTTTTTTCCGCGGATGCCATTCGTAAAGACCCGGAAGCAGGGATCCTGAAAGCGATTGAATTTGAACTCCTTTGGCTGAAGAGCAAGCGCCGCTACTATTCGCGCATCAAAGCAGAGGATGATCAGCGTATCGAAATGCTTGAAAAGCGGCTTGGGCAGCGATGA
- a CDS encoding AroB-related putative sugar phosphate phospholyase (cyclizing): protein MTQLQIHSNLRDYTVSFEDNFDFLQSFAEIQHKCVMIDRNVAALYRDQFDAVFKPDEVILFDAVEENKTLDYAGVLVEKIIAQAAKKNLTIISIGGGITQDLTGFIASTLYRGVNWIFVPTTFLAQTDSCIGSKTSINFKSFKNLLGTFYPPSRIYINPAFLQTLTPLDFYSGIGETIKFQLMKEEESKNFDRIIETIEKAKQDRTTLLPLIEDNMRVKLSYMEGDEFDQGRRNLLNYGHCLGHALETVTDYYVPHGIAVTVGMVFANAVSLGRGWMDEAFFNHLNEKLFVPNIPLVLEESHFDRERLLQAIKNDKKRIGKALTAIIPDRHFVMQKMDDVSEEEFDGALDLTRKILVGRTK from the coding sequence ATGACACAACTTCAGATCCATTCCAATCTCAGAGATTATACGGTCTCATTTGAAGACAATTTTGATTTTTTACAATCATTTGCAGAGATTCAACACAAGTGTGTCATGATTGATCGCAATGTCGCAGCACTGTATCGTGATCAGTTTGATGCAGTATTTAAACCCGATGAAGTGATTTTGTTTGATGCTGTCGAGGAGAACAAGACACTGGATTATGCGGGTGTATTGGTCGAAAAAATCATTGCACAGGCAGCGAAAAAGAATCTGACAATAATTTCAATCGGTGGCGGAATTACGCAGGACCTGACGGGTTTCATCGCTTCGACACTCTATCGCGGGGTCAACTGGATTTTTGTCCCGACTACGTTTTTGGCGCAGACAGACAGCTGTATCGGCAGCAAGACATCAATCAATTTTAAATCCTTTAAAAACCTGTTGGGAACATTTTACCCGCCGTCCAGAATTTACATAAATCCCGCTTTTTTACAGACACTGACTCCACTTGATTTCTACAGCGGAATCGGCGAAACGATCAAATTCCAGCTGATGAAAGAAGAAGAAAGCAAAAACTTTGACCGGATCATCGAAACAATCGAGAAAGCGAAGCAGGACCGTACCACATTGCTGCCGCTGATCGAAGACAACATGCGGGTGAAGCTCTCGTACATGGAAGGGGATGAATTCGATCAGGGACGGCGAAACCTGCTTAATTACGGTCACTGTCTTGGGCATGCACTGGAAACGGTGACCGATTATTATGTTCCGCACGGCATCGCCGTGACAGTGGGAATGGTTTTCGCCAATGCGGTTTCTCTGGGACGGGGATGGATGGATGAAGCGTTTTTCAATCATCTCAATGAGAAGTTATTTGTACCTAATATACCGTTGGTTCTTGAAGAGAGCCATTTCGACCGAGAGCGCTTGTTACAGGCGATAAAAAATGACAAAAAAAGGATCGGCAAAGCATTGACCGCCATCATTCCGGACCGTCATTTCGTCATGCAAAAAATGGATGATGTGAGCGAAGAAGAATTTGACGGTGCGTTGGATTTGACGAGAAAAATTTTAGTGGGGAGAACAAAATGA